Proteins from a single region of Hordeum vulgare subsp. vulgare chromosome 6H, MorexV3_pseudomolecules_assembly, whole genome shotgun sequence:
- the LOC123405501 gene encoding fatty acid desaturase DES2 — MGAGGRMTEKEREKQEQLGRAGGGAAFQRSPTDKPPFTLGQIKKAIPPHCFQRSIIKSFSYVVHDLVIIAALLYAALVWIPTLPTVLQLGAWPLYWIVQGCVMTGVWVIAHECGHHAFSDYSLLDDTVGLVLHSWLLVPYFSWKYSHRRHHSNTGSLERDEVFVPKQKEALAWYTPYIYNNPIGRLVHIVVQLTLGWPLYLALNASGRPYPRFACHFDPYGPIYNDRERAQIFISDVGVLAVSLALLKLVSSFGFWWVVRVYGVPLLIVNAWLVLITYLQHTHPALPHYDSTEWDWLRGALATMDRDYGILNRVFHNITDTHVAHHLFSNMPHYHAMEATKAIKPILGEYYQFDGTPVAKATWREAKECIYVEPEDRKGVFWYSNKF, encoded by the coding sequence ATGGGTGCCGGCGGCAGGATGACCGAGAAGGAGCGGGAGAAGCAGGAGCAGCTCGGCCGCGCCGGCGGCGGCGCAGCCTTCCAGCGCTCGCCGACGGACAAGCCGCCGTTCACGCTCGGTCAGATCAAGAAGGCGATCCCGCCTCACTGCTTCCAGCGCTCCATCATCAAGTCCTTCTCCTACGTGGTTCATGACCTGGTCATCATCGCCGCCCTGCTGTACGCCGCTCTGGTCTGGATCCCCACCCTCCCTACCGTGTTGCAGCTGGGCGCGTGGCCGCTCTACTGGATCGTTCAGGGCTGCGTCATGACCGGCGTCTGGGTCATCGCGCACGAGTGCGGCCACCATGCCTTCTCTGACTACTCGCTGCTCGACGACACCGTCGGCCTGGTGCTCCACTCGTGGCTGCTCGTCCCATACTTCTCGTGGAAGTACAGCCACCGTCGCCACCACTCCAACACCGGGTCGCTGGAGCGCGACGAGGTGTTTGTCCCCAAGCAGAAGGAGGCGCTGGCATGGTACACTCCCTACATCTACAACAACCCCATCGGCCGTCTGGTGCACATCGTGGTGCAGCTCACCCTCGGGTGGCCGCTGTACCTGGCGCTCAACGCCTCAGGCCGTCCGTACCCGCGCTTCGCCTGCCACTTCGACCCCTACGGCCCGATCTACAACGACCGGGAGCGAGCCCAGATTTTCATCTCGGATGTCGGCGTGTTGGCCGTCTCCTTGGCCCTGCTCAAGCTTGTGTCGTCGTTTGGGTTCTGGTGGGTGGTGCGGGTCTACGGCGTGCCGCTGCTGATCGTGAACGCGTGGCTGGTCCTGATCACCTACCTGCAGCACACCCACCCAGCGCTGCCGCACTACGACTCGACGGAGTGGGACTGGCTGCGGGGGGCGCTCGCCACCATGGACCGGGACTACGGCATTCTCAACCGCGTGTTCCACAACATCACGGACACGCACGTGGCGCACCACCTCTTCTCCAACATGCCGCACTACCACGCCATGGAGGCCACCAAGGCGATCAAGCCCATCCTCGGCGAGTACTACCAGTTTGACGGCACCCCGGTCGCCAAGGCCACATGGCGCGAGGCCAAGGAGTGCATCTACGTTGAGCCCGAGGACCGCAAGGGGGTCTTCTGGTACAGCAACAAGTTCTAG